A section of the Rhizobium sp. BG4 genome encodes:
- the phnN gene encoding phosphonate metabolism protein/1,5-bisphosphokinase (PRPP-forming) PhnN — protein MNPSHEPHIVPGTEHGIMVVVVGPSGAGKDTLMALAAQHFGSRPNVHFVRRVITRDGDAGGEDHLAVSEAGFASMEQSGSFAVWWEAHGLKYGIPAEVSVALSKGHLVIANGSRSALHRFHAAFPRLKVINVTARPEVLAGRLEARGRETHEDIMARLARGSLTVRGDYDVINLDNSGSLAEAERKIIDTMNGFLAEVA, from the coding sequence ATGAACCCGTCGCACGAACCCCACATCGTTCCGGGCACCGAACACGGCATCATGGTCGTCGTCGTCGGCCCGAGCGGCGCCGGCAAGGATACGCTGATGGCGCTCGCCGCCCAGCATTTCGGCAGCCGCCCCAATGTTCACTTCGTCCGCCGCGTCATCACCCGTGACGGCGATGCTGGCGGCGAGGATCATCTCGCCGTTTCCGAAGCCGGATTCGCATCGATGGAACAGTCCGGCAGCTTCGCCGTCTGGTGGGAAGCGCATGGCCTGAAATACGGCATTCCGGCCGAGGTGTCGGTGGCGCTGTCGAAGGGGCACCTGGTGATCGCCAATGGCTCCCGCTCGGCGCTGCATCGCTTCCACGCCGCTTTCCCGCGGCTGAAGGTGATCAATGTTACGGCGCGTCCAGAAGTGCTCGCCGGCCGGCTGGAAGCGCGTGGCCGCGAAACGCACGAAGACATCATGGCCCGCCTCGCCCGTGGTTCGCTGACGGTGCGCGGCGACTATGACGTCATCAATCTCGACAATAGCGGGTCGCTCGCCGAAGCCGAGCGCAAGATCATCGACACGATGAACGGTTTTCTGGCGGAAGTCGCCTGA
- a CDS encoding alpha-D-ribose 1-methylphosphonate 5-triphosphate diphosphatase — MTKETAFSNARIVLEDEIVNGSLLIRDGKIADISEGNSAAGEDFEGDYLIPGLVELHTDHLEGHYSPRPGLRWHKTAAIQAHDAQIVTSGITTVFDCLRMGADEDGGFDHGEMRDMADAIQKAEQEGRLRAEHLLHLRCEVSADNVLEHFADFENDPYVRLVSLMDHAPGQRQFQTMDQYIFYYQKKRGLSDEVFAKFIEKRLAESARNSTPHRAAISQVCKERGITIASHDDATLEHVDEAIENGVRLAEFPTSFDAAKASHEHGMSVLMGAPNIVRGKSHSGNIAARDLAERGVLDVLSSDYVPLSMLYAPFIIADEVESISLPKAIAMVTSTPARTVSLDDRGRIATGLRADLVRVFRDEGVPVTRSVWREGRRVA; from the coding sequence ATGACCAAAGAAACCGCTTTTTCCAATGCACGCATCGTTCTCGAGGACGAGATCGTCAACGGCTCCCTGCTGATCCGCGACGGCAAGATCGCCGATATCTCCGAAGGCAACTCGGCTGCCGGCGAGGACTTTGAGGGCGACTACCTCATTCCGGGTCTGGTCGAACTGCACACCGATCACCTGGAAGGCCACTATTCGCCGCGCCCGGGCCTGCGCTGGCACAAGACGGCAGCGATCCAGGCGCATGACGCCCAGATCGTAACCTCGGGCATCACCACCGTTTTCGACTGCCTGCGCATGGGCGCCGATGAAGACGGCGGTTTTGACCATGGCGAGATGCGCGACATGGCCGACGCCATCCAGAAGGCCGAGCAGGAAGGGCGTCTGCGCGCCGAGCACCTGCTGCATCTGCGCTGCGAGGTTTCCGCCGACAACGTGCTTGAGCATTTCGCCGACTTCGAGAACGACCCCTATGTGCGTCTCGTCTCGCTGATGGACCACGCGCCCGGCCAGCGCCAGTTCCAGACCATGGACCAGTACATCTTCTACTACCAGAAGAAGCGCGGTCTTTCGGACGAGGTATTCGCCAAGTTCATCGAGAAGCGGCTTGCCGAATCGGCCCGCAATTCGACGCCGCATCGCGCCGCGATCTCACAGGTCTGCAAGGAGCGCGGCATCACCATTGCCAGCCATGACGACGCGACGCTGGAGCATGTCGACGAAGCGATCGAGAACGGCGTTCGCCTTGCCGAATTCCCGACCAGCTTCGACGCCGCGAAGGCATCGCACGAACACGGCATGAGCGTGCTGATGGGCGCACCGAACATCGTGCGCGGCAAGTCGCATTCCGGCAATATCGCCGCCCGAGACCTCGCCGAACGCGGCGTGCTCGATGTTCTCTCGTCCGACTACGTGCCGCTGAGCATGCTCTATGCGCCGTTCATCATCGCCGACGAGGTCGAATCCATCTCGCTGCCGAAGGCAATCGCCATGGTCACCTCGACGCCTGCCCGCACCGTCAGCCTCGACGACCGCGGCCGCATCGCCACCGGCCTGCGCGCAGATCTGGTGCGTGTCTTCCGCGATGAGGGCGTTCCGGTGACGCGTTCCGTCTGGCGCGAAGGGCGCCGTGTCGCATGA
- a CDS encoding GrpB family protein gives MAIVVLPYDDRWPELFAQVCSELAPIFAGLAPAFHHVGSTSVPGLAAKPKIDLHAAFADLATAAAVERMQTVAGYTYHGDKYGDQSWTFTSGRGSYGARLYLCTADNHVLRDRILFRDYLRTHPERADAYAALKLRLMSEANDDWDYYTGGKTEFVRETVRLAQP, from the coding sequence ATGGCCATCGTCGTCCTGCCCTATGATGACAGATGGCCCGAACTCTTCGCACAGGTTTGCAGTGAGCTTGCGCCGATCTTTGCGGGACTGGCGCCGGCTTTCCACCATGTCGGCAGCACGTCCGTTCCAGGTCTGGCGGCAAAGCCGAAGATCGACCTGCATGCCGCCTTCGCGGATCTGGCGACCGCCGCAGCGGTCGAGCGGATGCAGACCGTTGCCGGCTACACCTATCACGGCGACAAATACGGCGATCAGAGCTGGACCTTTACCAGCGGCAGGGGATCGTATGGAGCGCGGCTTTATCTCTGCACAGCAGACAACCACGTGCTCCGCGACCGCATCCTGTTTCGCGACTATCTCAGGACCCATCCCGAGCGGGCCGATGCCTATGCCGCACTGAAGCTGCGGCTGATGAGCGAGGCCAATGACGACTGGGACTACTATACCGGCGGCAAGACGGAGTTCGTTCGCGAGACGGTGCGGCTGGCACAGCCGTAG
- the phnE gene encoding phosphonate ABC transporter, permease protein PhnE — translation MTVIDANRMHEIEARYPEYFHRSFRQRFGGLLAVIATLLYGMYAVWFFDLPKLLAEAHWERVGIYMSQWVSYDVQPEFRIQDDGSIETRYPRFSPLGDDPHPEWVKNEPGSVTVFVSGTNRTVVVTKAMTTVTAHGISVPVDLSSGQPKVVGEVPSWMTVYDDNVLADLGFAGDVSIASDRVKVRKRFLGWANFVFDTHSPFFDKPAGEVASLIVSGPRLDPSQSNLSLAFDNIWNNSAWQHGDVWTKLFQTIVMAFLGTLLGSLAAFPLAFLAARNITPNRFLNQILKRFFDFLRSVDMLIWALFLTRAFGPGPLAGSGAIFLTETGTLGKLYSEGLENIDNKPREGIKSTGASTMLVHRYGVMPQIVPVIVSQTLYQWESNVRGATIIGAVGAGGIGLKLWEAMRTNSNWENVAYMVILILIVVFLFDMASNALRHRLMGTKTH, via the coding sequence ATGACGGTTATCGACGCAAACCGGATGCACGAGATCGAGGCGCGCTATCCCGAGTATTTCCATCGCTCCTTCCGCCAGCGCTTCGGCGGACTGCTCGCGGTCATCGCGACGCTGCTTTATGGCATGTATGCCGTCTGGTTCTTCGATCTGCCGAAGCTGCTGGCCGAGGCCCATTGGGAGCGCGTCGGCATCTATATGAGCCAGTGGGTGAGCTACGACGTTCAGCCCGAATTCCGCATTCAGGACGACGGCTCGATCGAGACCCGCTATCCGCGCTTCTCGCCGCTCGGCGACGATCCGCATCCGGAATGGGTGAAGAACGAGCCCGGCAGCGTCACCGTCTTCGTCAGCGGCACGAACCGCACTGTCGTGGTCACCAAGGCGATGACAACGGTGACGGCGCACGGCATCAGCGTTCCTGTCGACCTGTCTTCGGGACAGCCGAAGGTCGTCGGCGAAGTGCCCTCCTGGATGACTGTCTATGACGACAACGTGCTGGCCGACCTTGGCTTTGCAGGCGACGTCAGCATCGCATCGGACCGCGTGAAGGTGCGCAAGCGCTTCCTTGGATGGGCAAACTTTGTCTTCGACACGCACTCGCCGTTCTTCGACAAGCCGGCCGGTGAAGTCGCAAGCCTGATCGTGTCAGGCCCGCGTCTCGACCCCAGCCAGTCGAACCTGTCGCTCGCCTTCGACAATATCTGGAACAACTCGGCCTGGCAGCATGGCGACGTATGGACCAAGCTTTTCCAGACGATCGTGATGGCCTTTCTCGGTACGCTGCTCGGCTCGCTGGCGGCCTTCCCGCTCGCCTTCCTTGCCGCCCGCAACATCACGCCGAACCGGTTTCTGAACCAGATTCTGAAGCGCTTCTTCGACTTCCTGCGCTCGGTCGACATGCTGATCTGGGCGCTGTTCCTGACGCGCGCCTTCGGCCCCGGCCCGCTTGCGGGCTCCGGCGCGATCTTCCTGACGGAAACCGGCACGCTCGGAAAGCTCTATTCCGAAGGTCTCGAAAACATCGACAACAAGCCGCGCGAAGGCATCAAGTCGACCGGCGCCTCGACGATGCTGGTCCATCGCTACGGTGTCATGCCGCAGATCGTTCCGGTGATCGTCAGCCAGACGCTTTACCAGTGGGAATCGAATGTTCGTGGCGCGACGATCATCGGCGCCGTCGGTGCCGGCGGTATCGGCCTCAAGCTCTGGGAAGCGATGCGGACGAATTCCAACTGGGAAAACGTCGCCTACATGGTCATTCTGATCCTGATCGTCGTCTTCCTGTTCGACATGGCCTCGAACGCGCTGCGCCACCGGCTGATGGGCACCAAGACGCATTAA
- the phnC gene encoding phosphonate ABC transporter ATP-binding protein: MFELKNVTRRFGKKLAVDSVTLDIPQGQMVGIIGRSGAGKSTLLRMINRLQEPTSGSIRFGGVEVSSLRGEALRNWQRDCAMIFQQFNLVPRLDVLTNVMLGRLNHRPTMLSLLNIFSREERIHAIAALERLGIEQTALQLAGTLSGGQQQRVAIARALMQKPKMVLADEPIASLDPLNAKIVMDALRDINEREGITVITNLHTLDTARSYCERIVGMAGGRVVFDGKPADLDASAVKEIYGTDKDGAGIDETMTSTSINITAAAAAHQSAGLQPLALAGL; this comes from the coding sequence ATGTTCGAGCTGAAGAATGTCACCCGCCGTTTTGGCAAAAAGCTGGCAGTGGATTCCGTAACGCTCGATATTCCCCAGGGTCAGATGGTCGGTATTATCGGCCGTTCCGGCGCCGGCAAATCGACGCTCCTGCGGATGATCAACCGCCTGCAGGAGCCGACCTCCGGCTCCATCCGTTTCGGCGGCGTCGAAGTCTCTTCGTTGCGTGGCGAGGCGCTTCGCAACTGGCAGCGCGACTGCGCCATGATCTTCCAGCAGTTCAATCTCGTGCCGCGTCTCGATGTCCTGACCAACGTCATGCTCGGCCGCCTGAACCATCGCCCGACGATGCTTTCGCTCCTCAACATCTTCAGCCGTGAAGAGCGCATCCATGCGATCGCCGCTCTCGAGCGCCTCGGCATCGAGCAGACGGCGCTGCAGCTTGCCGGTACGCTTTCGGGCGGTCAGCAGCAGCGCGTGGCGATCGCCCGCGCCCTGATGCAGAAGCCGAAGATGGTTCTCGCCGACGAGCCGATTGCCTCGCTCGACCCGCTGAACGCCAAGATCGTCATGGACGCGCTGCGCGACATCAACGAGCGCGAAGGCATCACCGTCATCACCAACCTGCACACGCTCGACACGGCGCGCAGCTACTGCGAGCGGATCGTCGGCATGGCGGGTGGGCGCGTCGTATTCGACGGCAAGCCGGCCGATCTCGACGCTTCGGCAGTCAAGGAAATCTACGGCACCGACAAGGACGGCGCCGGCATCGACGAAACCATGACGTCGACCTCGATCAACATTACTGCGGCAGCTGCCGCCCATCAATCCGCCGGCCTGCAACCGCTGGCGTTGGCCGGTCTCTGA
- a CDS encoding DapH/DapD/GlmU-related protein produces MTRKIGEKPYIHETASVSDATLGRYTEVSERCRISEVEFGDYSYIMQDGSIWCATIGKFVNIAAAVRINATNHPTWRATLHHFTYRATDYWPDADMESEFFEWRRSNRVTIGHDVWIGHGATILPGVTVGNGAVIGAGAVVSKDVAPYTIVGGVPAKLIRERFAKGVGERMDKLAWWDWEHSKLRSALDDFRALSAEDFLSRHGA; encoded by the coding sequence ATGACCCGGAAAATCGGCGAAAAGCCCTACATCCACGAGACGGCATCGGTCAGCGATGCCACGCTCGGCCGCTATACCGAGGTCTCGGAGCGCTGCCGGATCAGCGAGGTCGAGTTCGGCGACTATTCCTACATCATGCAGGATGGCTCGATCTGGTGCGCGACGATCGGCAAGTTCGTCAACATTGCCGCTGCCGTTCGTATCAACGCCACAAACCACCCGACCTGGCGCGCGACGCTGCACCACTTCACCTACCGCGCCACCGATTACTGGCCTGATGCGGACATGGAGAGCGAGTTCTTCGAGTGGCGACGATCCAACCGCGTCACCATCGGCCACGATGTCTGGATCGGACATGGCGCCACGATCCTGCCCGGCGTGACGGTCGGCAACGGTGCGGTGATCGGTGCGGGCGCCGTCGTCTCCAAGGATGTCGCTCCCTACACGATCGTCGGCGGCGTCCCCGCAAAGCTCATTCGCGAGCGTTTTGCGAAGGGTGTCGGCGAGCGGATGGACAAGCTTGCCTGGTGGGATTGGGAGCATTCGAAACTGCGTTCGGCACTCGACGATTTCCGCGCGCTTTCGGCCGAAGATTTCCTTAGCCGGCATGGTGCGTAA
- the phnK gene encoding phosphonate C-P lyase system protein PhnK, which yields MTETPLLKVNDVSKFYGNRIGCRNVSFELWPGEVLAIVGESGSGKTTLLNCISTRLMPTTGSVEYHMRDGSYRDLYRMNEAERRFLMRTDWGFVHQNPADGLRMTVSAGANVGERLMAIGDRHYGKIRSTAIDWLERVEINAERIDDQPRAFSGGMRQRLQIARNLVTGPRLVFMDEPTGGLDVSVQARLLDLVRGLVNDLGLAAIIVTHDLAVARLLSHRMMVMKDGNVIEHGLTDRVLDDPREPYTQLLVSSILQV from the coding sequence ATGACCGAAACACCGCTTCTCAAAGTCAATGACGTCTCGAAGTTCTATGGCAACCGTATCGGCTGCCGGAATGTCTCCTTCGAGCTCTGGCCGGGCGAAGTGCTGGCGATCGTCGGCGAGTCCGGCTCCGGCAAGACGACGCTGCTCAACTGCATCTCGACGCGCCTGATGCCGACGACCGGCAGTGTCGAGTATCATATGCGCGACGGCAGCTACCGCGACCTCTATCGCATGAACGAGGCCGAGCGCCGCTTCCTGATGCGGACCGACTGGGGCTTCGTGCACCAGAACCCGGCCGACGGCCTGCGCATGACGGTTTCGGCCGGCGCCAATGTCGGCGAGCGGCTGATGGCGATCGGTGACCGGCATTATGGCAAGATCCGCTCGACGGCCATCGACTGGCTGGAGCGCGTCGAAATCAATGCCGAACGCATCGACGACCAGCCCCGCGCCTTTTCCGGCGGCATGCGTCAGCGCCTGCAGATCGCCCGCAACCTGGTGACCGGCCCCCGCCTGGTCTTCATGGACGAGCCGACCGGCGGTCTCGACGTCTCGGTTCAGGCCCGCCTGCTCGATCTCGTCCGCGGCCTCGTCAACGATCTCGGCCTCGCGGCGATCATCGTGACCCATGACCTCGCGGTCGCGCGCCTGCTATCGCACCGGATGATGGTGATGAAGGACGGCAATGTCATCGAACACGGCCTGACCGACCGCGTGCTCGACGATCCGCGCGAGCCTTATACCCAGCTTCTCGTTTCCTCCATCCTGCAGGTGTGA
- the phnD gene encoding phosphonate ABC transporter substrate-binding protein, translating into MLKKALFAATALFALAGVSHAADLKEFRVGILGGENETDRLRNYACLADHLKQEFGFEKVSLFPAADYDGVIQGLLGGTLDFAELGASGYAAVYLKDAKAVTPILTTQQKDGSTGYYSIGLALKSSGIKTIADAKGKKLGYADPDSTSGYLVPLTQIPKDTGMPNDQFFASTQFNGGHENNLLAAYDGKVDVAVDDSSGIGDFKDGYTSGTFRKEVDKGAVDPNKLVEVWRSPLIPNGPLVVRNELGEEWQKKLAAFFTALPEKDHKCFTAIEGGDYKGYAPVTHEFYNAVVDVRKAAIGG; encoded by the coding sequence ATGTTGAAGAAAGCACTCTTTGCCGCGACGGCGCTTTTCGCGCTGGCCGGCGTCTCGCATGCTGCAGACCTCAAGGAATTCCGCGTCGGCATTCTCGGCGGCGAAAACGAAACCGACCGTCTGCGTAACTACGCCTGCCTCGCCGACCACCTGAAGCAGGAATTCGGCTTCGAGAAGGTTTCGCTGTTCCCGGCCGCCGACTATGACGGCGTTATCCAGGGCCTCCTCGGCGGCACGCTCGACTTCGCAGAACTCGGCGCTTCCGGCTACGCAGCCGTCTACCTGAAGGACGCAAAGGCCGTTACCCCGATCCTGACGACGCAGCAGAAGGACGGTTCGACCGGCTACTACTCGATCGGTCTCGCTCTGAAGTCCTCCGGCATCAAGACGATCGCCGACGCCAAGGGCAAGAAGCTCGGCTACGCCGATCCGGACTCCACCTCGGGCTACCTCGTTCCGCTGACGCAGATCCCGAAGGACACGGGCATGCCGAACGACCAGTTCTTCGCCTCCACGCAGTTCAACGGCGGCCACGAGAACAACCTTCTCGCCGCCTATGACGGCAAGGTTGACGTTGCTGTCGACGACAGCTCGGGCATCGGCGATTTCAAGGACGGCTACACCTCCGGTACCTTCCGCAAGGAAGTCGACAAGGGCGCCGTCGACCCGAACAAGCTCGTCGAAGTCTGGCGCTCGCCGCTGATTCCGAACGGCCCGCTCGTCGTTCGCAACGAGCTCGGCGAAGAGTGGCAGAAGAAGCTGGCCGCCTTCTTCACGGCGCTGCCGGAGAAGGACCACAAGTGCTTCACCGCCATCGAAGGCGGCGACTACAAGGGCTACGCCCCGGTTACGCACGAATTCTACAACGCCGTTGTAGACGTTCGTAAGGCTGCCATCGGCGGCTGA
- the phnE gene encoding phosphonate ABC transporter, permease protein PhnE has translation MTLADSRTHTPELQQSSRDIGDAWSRMVSRRRLYTGIGLVLLLIAFVSSVRFADESNAGHFFDRLPHLFDFLSWLIPKDWHDVWRALFDIASPNDKGGEEFNFAKGRVYVFGDFYIPEYFELMIITINVALVSTIIGFIFAVPLSFFAARNLTKNWPLRVFAKRVMEFLRAFPEIVIAGLFSAILSIGPVAAIIAVSLHTIGALGKLFYEVVENIDMKPDEGMKAVGANWLERVRFAAMPQVLPNFASYALLRLEINVRASTIIGAVGGGGIGEELKLSISRGFGAKTVALVLLLFITIVAVDQFSAWLRRRLVGEHAFLLQH, from the coding sequence ATGACCCTTGCCGATTCTCGGACCCACACGCCCGAACTCCAGCAGAGCAGCCGCGATATCGGCGATGCCTGGAGCCGCATGGTGTCTCGCCGCCGTCTTTATACCGGCATCGGCCTCGTCCTGCTGCTGATTGCCTTCGTGAGCTCCGTGCGCTTTGCCGACGAGAGCAATGCCGGCCATTTCTTCGACCGCCTTCCGCATCTCTTCGACTTCCTGAGCTGGCTTATTCCCAAGGACTGGCACGACGTCTGGCGCGCGCTGTTCGATATTGCGAGCCCGAACGACAAGGGCGGCGAGGAGTTCAACTTCGCCAAGGGCCGGGTCTACGTTTTCGGCGATTTCTATATCCCTGAATATTTCGAGCTGATGATCATCACGATCAACGTCGCTCTCGTATCGACGATCATCGGTTTCATCTTTGCAGTGCCACTGAGCTTCTTTGCCGCTCGCAACCTCACCAAAAACTGGCCGCTGCGCGTCTTCGCCAAGCGCGTCATGGAATTCCTGCGCGCCTTCCCGGAGATCGTTATCGCCGGCCTGTTCTCTGCCATCCTTTCGATCGGCCCGGTCGCCGCCATCATCGCCGTGTCGCTGCATACGATCGGCGCCCTCGGCAAGCTGTTCTACGAAGTCGTCGAGAATATCGACATGAAGCCGGATGAGGGCATGAAGGCGGTCGGCGCCAACTGGCTGGAGCGCGTGCGCTTCGCCGCCATGCCGCAGGTTCTGCCGAATTTCGCCTCCTATGCGCTGCTGCGTCTGGAGATCAACGTGCGCGCCTCGACCATCATCGGCGCGGTCGGCGGCGGCGGTATCGGCGAAGAGCTGAAGCTCTCCATCTCGCGCGGCTTCGGCGCCAAGACGGTCGCTCTCGTGCTGCTGCTCTTCATCACCATCGTTGCGGTCGACCAGTTCTCCGCATGGCTGCGCCGCCGCCTGGTTGGCGAGCACGCTTTCCTTCTGCAACATTGA
- a CDS encoding DUF1045 domain-containing protein, which produces MRYALYFSPPQDDSLTRAAAEWLGRDAFSEETYPAPEEPGLPGAEQFELTADPRRYGFHATIKAPFALAASVTEKDLMAVVEDFAARTPAFEIPELVLGQLGRFFALVPGALHQPLQDFAASVVKSFEPFRAALLEADIARRKPEKLTESQRANLMRWGYPYVMDDFGFHMTLTGQVPDERSALMKSILEQRFAAFTGRPLPISGIAVFTEETRGAPFKAHSWLPLAGAKR; this is translated from the coding sequence TTGCGATACGCCCTCTATTTTTCGCCGCCGCAGGATGATTCCCTGACGCGCGCCGCTGCAGAATGGCTCGGCCGCGATGCCTTTTCTGAAGAAACTTACCCGGCTCCCGAAGAGCCCGGCCTGCCCGGCGCAGAACAGTTCGAGCTCACCGCCGATCCCCGCCGCTACGGCTTCCACGCGACGATCAAGGCGCCCTTTGCGCTTGCCGCTTCGGTGACGGAAAAGGATCTGATGGCTGTAGTCGAGGATTTCGCGGCCCGCACGCCGGCCTTCGAAATCCCCGAGCTCGTGCTCGGGCAGCTCGGCCGCTTCTTCGCGCTCGTGCCCGGCGCGCTGCATCAGCCGCTTCAGGATTTCGCCGCAAGCGTGGTAAAGTCCTTCGAGCCGTTTCGTGCCGCCCTTTTGGAGGCCGACATTGCCCGGCGCAAACCCGAGAAGCTGACGGAAAGCCAGCGCGCCAATCTGATGCGCTGGGGCTATCCCTACGTCATGGACGACTTCGGCTTCCACATGACGCTGACCGGACAGGTTCCTGACGAGCGCTCCGCGCTGATGAAATCGATCCTGGAACAGCGCTTTGCCGCCTTCACCGGCCGGCCGCTTCCGATTTCCGGCATTGCCGTCTTCACCGAGGAGACGCGCGGCGCCCCATTCAAGGCTCATAGCTGGCTGCCGCTTGCCGGCGCCAAACGCTGA
- a CDS encoding alpha-D-ribose 1-methylphosphonate 5-phosphate C-P-lyase PhnJ, with the protein MTDLASYNFAYLDEQTKRMIRRAILKAIAIPGYQVPFASREMPMPYGWGTGGVQVTASIIGPDDVLKVIDQGADDTTNAVSIRAFFQKVANVAVTTHTKDATIIQTRHRIPEEKLGTNQVLVYQVPIPEPLRFLEPRETETRKMHALEEYGLMHVKLYEDIAHNGRISKTYAYPVKVAGRYVMDPSPTPKFDNPKMHMSDALQLFGAGREKRIYAVPPYTEVVSLDFEDYPFEIQRFGKPCALCGAEEVYLDEVILDDKGGRMFVCSDTDHCEDRREHGHAGEMLAPKEAAE; encoded by the coding sequence ATGACCGATCTTGCCAGCTACAATTTCGCCTATCTCGATGAGCAGACGAAGCGGATGATCCGCCGCGCGATCCTGAAAGCGATCGCCATTCCCGGCTATCAGGTTCCCTTCGCCAGCCGCGAAATGCCGATGCCCTACGGCTGGGGCACCGGCGGCGTTCAGGTGACCGCCTCGATCATCGGCCCTGACGATGTGCTCAAGGTCATCGACCAGGGCGCCGACGACACGACCAATGCCGTCTCGATCCGCGCCTTCTTCCAGAAGGTCGCCAATGTCGCGGTGACCACGCATACCAAGGATGCGACGATCATCCAGACGCGTCACCGCATTCCCGAGGAAAAGCTCGGCACCAACCAGGTGCTGGTCTACCAGGTGCCGATCCCCGAGCCGCTGCGCTTTCTCGAACCGCGCGAGACCGAAACCCGCAAGATGCATGCCCTTGAGGAATACGGCCTCATGCATGTGAAACTCTACGAGGACATCGCCCATAACGGCCGGATCTCCAAGACCTATGCCTATCCGGTGAAGGTCGCGGGACGCTATGTCATGGACCCGTCGCCGACCCCGAAATTCGACAATCCGAAGATGCACATGTCGGATGCGCTGCAGCTCTTCGGCGCCGGCCGCGAGAAGCGTATCTATGCGGTCCCGCCCTATACCGAAGTCGTGAGCCTCGATTTCGAGGACTACCCCTTCGAGATCCAGCGCTTCGGCAAGCCCTGCGCGCTCTGCGGCGCCGAAGAGGTCTATCTCGACGAAGTCATCCTCGACGACAAGGGCGGGCGCATGTTCGTCTGCTCCGACACCGACCATTGCGAAGACCGCCGCGAGCATGGCCACGCCGGCGAAATGCTCGCGCCCAAGGAGGCTGCGGAATGA
- the phnL gene encoding phosphonate C-P lyase system protein PhnL, with translation MATPLVVSEVAKSFTMHLRDGIKLPVVSDVTFSVAAGECVVLGGPSGIGKSSLLKMIYGNYAVDTGQILVNHQGRVVDLASADPRTIIDVRKRSLGYVSQFLRTVPRVAAIDVVGEPLVARGVPVSEAREKAAELLTKLNLPEALWQLPPATFSGGEQQRVNIARGFITDHTILLLDEPTASLDATNRAVVVGMIAEKKKAGVALLGIFHDEEVREAAADRILDVQKFSPRKAIAA, from the coding sequence ATGGCAACGCCACTCGTCGTTTCGGAAGTCGCAAAAAGCTTCACCATGCATCTGCGCGACGGCATCAAGCTGCCGGTGGTTTCGGATGTCACCTTCTCCGTTGCAGCCGGCGAATGCGTCGTGCTCGGCGGCCCCTCGGGCATCGGCAAGAGCTCGCTCCTGAAGATGATCTACGGCAACTATGCCGTCGATACCGGCCAGATCCTGGTCAACCACCAGGGCCGCGTCGTCGATCTCGCCTCGGCCGATCCGCGCACGATCATCGATGTGCGCAAGCGCTCGCTCGGCTATGTCAGCCAGTTTCTACGCACCGTGCCGCGCGTTGCGGCGATCGATGTCGTGGGAGAGCCGCTCGTCGCACGCGGCGTGCCGGTAAGCGAAGCCCGCGAGAAGGCGGCCGAGCTTCTCACGAAGCTCAACCTGCCCGAAGCGCTCTGGCAGCTGCCGCCCGCGACCTTCTCCGGTGGCGAACAGCAGCGCGTCAACATCGCCCGCGGCTTCATCACCGATCACACGATCCTGCTGCTCGACGAGCCGACGGCTTCGCTCGACGCCACCAACCGCGCCGTCGTCGTCGGCATGATCGCCGAGAAGAAGAAGGCGGGCGTCGCCCTGCTCGGCATCTTCCATGACGAGGAAGTGCGCGAGGCCGCTGCCGACCGCATTCTCGACGTCCAGAAGTTCTCCCCCAGAAAGGCAATTGCGGCATGA